A window of the Aspergillus flavus chromosome 6, complete sequence genome harbors these coding sequences:
- a CDS encoding putative cyanide hydratase has product MTSKVKVAAVQAEPVWNDLQGGVSKVISLIKDAAKNGAKVVGFPEVFIPGYPWSIWTNSAIENVSFMNEYFENSMERESEEMERIKIAVREAGVFIVLGYSERYRGSLYIAQSFIDPTGTIVHHRRKIKPTHVERSYWGDGQADSLKTVAPSAFGNIGGLNCWEHTQPLLRYYEYAQNVDIHVASWPCLWNVPSWTYHASDEASSRFSQVMAMEGACFVLVCTQIQTPEGKVRSKLPDFDWMKLPGGGFTVIFGPDGAPLTEPLDPGEEAIVYADIDLKDRIKAKQNLDIVGHYSRPDLLSLRVTTEAAATIHFNNT; this is encoded by the exons ATGACTTCTAAGGTCAAGGTTGCTGCGGTTCAAGCTGAGCCTGTCTGGAATGACCTACAAGGCGGGGTTTCCAAGGTCATCTCACTGATCAAGGACGCTGCCAAAAACGGCGCCAAGGTGGTCGGTTTCCCCGAGGTATTCATCCCTGGTTATCCATG GAGTATCTGGACTAACTCGGCTATTGAGAATGTTTCCTTCATGAACGAGTACTTCGAGAACTCCATGGAAAGGGAATCGGAGGAGATGGAACGCATCAAAATTGCCGTGCGCGAAGCGGGTGTATTCATCGTTCTAGGGTATAGTGAACGGTACCGAGGATCATTGTACATTGCTCAG TCATTTATCGATCCTACTGGTACTATCGTCCACCACCGACGGAAGATCAAGCCGACTCATGTCGAGAGAAGCTATTGGGGAGACGGGCAAGCAGACTCTCTTAAGACGGTAGCCCCCAGTGCTTTTGGAAACATTGGGGGGCTCAACTGTTGGGAGCATACCCAACCACTTCTACGATATTACGAGTATGCTCAAAACGTCGACATCCATGTCGCAAGCTGGCCTTGCTTGTGGAACGTTCCGTCTTGGACATACCATGCTTCTGACGAAGCAAGCAGCCGTTTCAGTCAGGTTATGGCAATGGAAGGTGCTTGCTTTGTCCTTGTTTGCACTCAAATACAGACACCGGAGGGAAAGGTCAGGTCCAAGTTGCCGGACTTTGACTGGATGAAGCTTCCTGGTGGAGGCTTTACGGTGATATTTGGTCCTGATGGAGCGCCGTTAACAGAACCATTGGATCCTGGAGAGGAGGCCATCGTGTATGCGGATATTGATCTGAAAGATCGGATCAAGGCGAAGCAGAACCTGGACATTGTGGGACATTACTCTCGTCCTGATCTTTTGAGTCTGCGGGTCACAACTGAAGCTGCGGCGACTATTCACTTTAATAATACTTGA
- a CDS encoding mitochondrial 54S ribosomal protein bL19m, protein MATFSPILRQLGCLRSIAKPQSLVSSQIARRSLTTVYTPKQEPVPLPSKLPKSFLSQIPPRQQPTNGRKKLKVYPAPPSSRTVCKDPVAAVTESQLTALDPTGERKALFDYRRNPRSVKVGDILRVTFKNGDPFSGVCLSIRLRGIDTTFLLRNELTRVGVEMWVKVFSPNVESVEIVQRTEKRKRRARLYYMRQPRHDMRSVENIVSNYLRQKSALSGQRGQGGRGRGQKRRR, encoded by the exons ATGGCGACCTTTTCACCAATCCTGCGGCAGCTGGGCTGCTTAAGGTCTATCGCGAAGCCCCAGTCATTGGTGTCGTCCCAAATCGCTCGCCGATCTCTCACGACTGTGTACACTCCGAAACAAGAGCCCGTACCTCTTCCGAGCAAATTGCCCAAGTCGTTCCTTTCTCAAATACCTCCTCGCCAGCAGCCTACCAATG GCCGCAAGAAGCTCAAAGTCTACCCGGCTCCGCCTTCAAGCCGCACGGTTTGCAAAGACCCCGTGGCAGCAGTGACAGAATCTCAATTGACAGCCCTTGATCCCACTGGTGAACGCAAAGCACTTTTCGACTACAGAAGAAACCCACGTAGCGTGAAGGTCGGCGATATTTTGCGCGTGACCTTTAAGAACGGTGACCCATTCTCCGGCGTTTGTCTTAGCATTCGTCTGCGCGGCATTGACACTACGTTCCTGCTTCGTAATGAGCTCACTAGAGTCGGTGTTGAGATGTGGGTGAAGGTTTTCAGTCCCAACGTTGAAAGCGTGGAAATCGTACAGAGGacagagaagaggaagagaagagccaGGTTGTACTACATGAG ACAACCCAGACACGATATGCGCAGCGTTGAGAACATCGTCTCGAACTACCTCCGACAGAAGTCTGCTCTTTCTGGCCAGAGAGGACAGGGAGGACGCGGTCGTGGACAGAAACGGCGTCGTTAA
- a CDS encoding MFS allantoate transporter — MPPYNYTPLPPGQNTIRMLRLLPHKDRTAPIKCELIEHPLKERKGQAYEALSYVWGSTENPSSIYVNSYALEVTSNLHAALSRLRYQRFSRLLWVDAICIDQKSNVEKEQQIQLMANIYGKAENVIVWLGEEENDSTLTLARLQVAAEGESLLVDFNDTALIALLERPWFRRVWVLQEVGVARSVLVKCGPMEMNGYAFSSALPGSRAKKKGTATNMSGNPNLEPSPGSKIDPSEAPTFIHSESTHFEAGLKGPKPKDGDTAMALFNDQELQEPIDPVEARKLLWKIDFMILPYLAVCYAFFYIDKVVKDLFHTTLSYAAIFGINEDLNLHGTQYSWLSSIFYFGFLAWAFPTNFLMQRLPIGKYLGANIFMWGVFLMIQAACHNFATLAVLRALGGAAEACADPAFMLITSMWYTRREQPVRIGLWYTANGLGIALGGLLGYGIGHIRGALPSWKYEFIVIGALCSAWGIVMFIFLPDSPVSAPGLTQRERRITVERLRDNQTGVENKHLKPYQILEAFLDYKMYFFFILGVVCNVPNGGISNFGTIIIKGFGFSTLVTTLMQVPYGALIALSILACVYLNDRFENRRCVFILIFLIPNIAGAFGLRFVPTDQQVGRLICYYLTGPYNAAFVLVLSMQVANTAGHTKKVVTNAVLFLGYCTGNIAGPFFYKESQKPTYSLGIWSMIVSHLIEAVLISILGLLLRWENKKRDKIQSQMEGGLEGRDLDATAFLDLTDRENLKYVFPCYVSLIVCGIYANGFILQLPVYLLA, encoded by the exons ATGCCTCCCTATAATTATACACCACTGCCGCCGGGACAGAACACCATTCGCATGCTTCGCCTATTACCGCACAAAGACCGGACTGCTCCAATTAAATGTGAGCTCATTGAGCACCCTCTCAAAGAACGCAAGGGGCAAGCCTACGAAGCCCTATCGTATGTTTGGGGTTCCACAGAGAATCCCTCCTCGATATATGTCAACAGCTACGCCTTGGAAGTCACGTCCAACTTGCATGCCGCGCTGTCGCGCCTTCGATATCAACGGTTTTCGAGACTGCTGTGGGTCGATGCTATATGTATTGACCAAAAAAGCAATGTAGAGAAAGAGCAGCAGATTCAATTGATGGCTAATATCTATGGAAAAGCTGAAAATGTTATCGTTTGgcttggagaagaggagaatgatAGCACTCTGACGCTGGCGAGGTTACAAGTTGCTGCGGAAGGCGAGAGTCTGCTGGTAGACTTCAACGATACAGCACTTATAGCACTCTTAGAACGTCCTTGGTTCCGACGGGTATGG GTTCTTCAAGAGGTTGGAGTTGCTCGGTCGGTCCTGGTCAAATGTGGCCCTATGGAGATGAATGGCTACGCATTTTCCTCAG CTCTGCCTGGCTCAcgcgcgaagaagaaaggaaccGCCACCAATATGAGCGGCAACCCTAATCTGGAGCCTTCTCCAGGCTCCAAGATTGATCCGTCAGAAGCACCGACATTTATCCACAGCGAGAGCACACATTTCGAGGCGGGCTTGAAAGGACCAAAACCCAAAGATGGCGACACAGCAATGGCACTGTTTAACGATCAGGAACTTCAGGAGCCCATTGATCCAGTCGAGGCAAGAAAATTGCTCTGGAAGATTGACTTCATGATTTTACCGTATCTAGCTGTTTGCTACGCCTTCTTCTATATTGATAAGGTAGTTAAGGATCTGTTCCAT ACTACGCTGAGTTATGCGGCAATCTTCGGGATCAATGAAGACCTTAACCTTCACGGTACACAATATAGTTGGCTCAGTAGTATCTTTTACTTTGGATTCCTCGCCTGGGCGTTTCCGACAAACTTCCTGATGCAAAGGCTGCCCATCG GAAAATACCTTGGAGCGAATATATTCATGTG GGGTGTTTTCCTGATGATACAAGCCGCATGTCACAACTTCGCTACTCTTGCTGTGCTTCGGGCTCTTGGGGGAGCCGCAGAAGCTTGTGCAGACCCCGCGTTTATGCTCATTACTAGTATGTGGTATACGCGACGCGAACAGCCTGTGCGTATTGGTTTGTGGTATACGGCCAATGGGCTCGGAATTGCCCTCGGCGGTCTGTTAGGTTATGGAATAGGTCATATCAGAGGTGCACTTCCATCGTGGAAGTACGAATTCATTGTGAT CGGCGCACTTTGCTCAGCCTGGGGAATCGTCAtgttcatcttcctccctgACTCACCGGTCTCAGCACCAGGCCTCACCCAAAGGGAACGCCGAATCACGGTGGAGAGATTACGAGATAATCAGACAGGTGTTGAAAACAAGCATCTCAAACCCTACCAGATTCTCGAAGCGTTCCTAGACTACAAGAtgtatttcttcttcatcctcggtGTAGTTT GCAATGTTCCGAACGGCGGTATCTCCAATTTTGGAACCATAATCATCAAAGGCTTCGGATTCTCTACCCTCGTAACTACCCTGATGCAG GTACCCTACGGAGCCCTGATCGCACTCTCCATTTTAGCTTGTGTATACCTCAACGACCGCTTCGAGAACAGACGCTGCGTCTTCATCCTAATATTCCTCATACCCAATATAGCAGGGGCATTTGGCCTGCGCTTCGTCCCGACAGATCAACAAGTCGGTCGATTAATCTGCTATTACTTAACAGGCCCATACAACGCAGCCTTTGTCCTGGTCCTGAGTATGCAAGTTGCAAATACAGCCG GCCACACAAAGAAAGTAGTCACAAACGCAGTCCTCTTTCTGGGCTACTGTACCGGAAACATTGCCGGTCCATTCTTCTACAAAGAGAGCCAGAA ACCAACCTACTCGCTCGGCATCTGGTCCATGATCGTTTCGCATTTGATTGAAGCTGTTCTTATCTCTATCCTGGGTCTTCTGCTGCGCTgggagaataaaaagaggGACAAGATACAGTCTCAGATGGAAGGCGGATTAGAAGGTAGAGATTTGGATGCGACGGCTTTCCTGGATCTGACGGATAGGGAGAATTTAAAGTATGTTTTTCCTTGTTACGTATCGCTGATTGTTTGTGGTATCTATGCTAACGGTTTTATCTTACAGCTTCCGGTATATTTATTAGCATGA